One region of Bacillus pumilus genomic DNA includes:
- a CDS encoding polysaccharide deacetylase family protein, with translation MRGLHVLLCILLLCTFVPNKIEARTLKRIDLEKTGRAFWDMRQERKKIALTFDDGPHPVYTNQVLDVLKEHQVNASFFAIGSRIHTYPDIAKRIVGEGNELGNHTMNHTYFDLLSSKEIKQELKESAAHIASLQPGGPLLFRPPGGRLTMKSFRILSKQGYDVVMWSFTQDPKDWSRPGSHKIASRIIDHIQGGDIILLHDGGGNRKQTVEALKQVIPELKDRGYEFVKVSELLHHDKAYVPVQLQ, from the coding sequence ATGAGAGGGTTGCATGTCTTGCTGTGTATATTACTGCTATGCACGTTTGTTCCTAATAAAATAGAAGCTCGAACATTAAAAAGAATCGACCTAGAAAAAACAGGACGAGCTTTTTGGGACATGAGACAGGAACGAAAAAAGATTGCACTGACCTTTGATGATGGACCTCATCCAGTGTACACGAATCAAGTCTTAGACGTGCTGAAGGAGCATCAAGTGAATGCCAGCTTTTTTGCTATAGGCAGCCGGATTCATACATATCCAGACATTGCGAAACGAATCGTAGGCGAGGGAAATGAGCTTGGCAACCACACGATGAATCATACGTATTTTGACCTGTTATCTTCAAAGGAGATCAAGCAGGAGCTAAAAGAATCAGCGGCTCATATCGCTTCACTTCAGCCTGGTGGGCCCTTATTATTTCGTCCTCCTGGTGGCCGCTTGACGATGAAATCTTTCCGGATTTTGTCTAAACAAGGATATGATGTGGTCATGTGGTCCTTTACGCAAGATCCGAAGGACTGGTCAAGACCAGGCTCACACAAAATTGCGAGCAGGATTATTGATCACATTCAAGGCGGCGATATTATTCTTTTGCATGATGGTGGGGGAAACCGGAAGCAAACGGTTGAAGCACTGAAACAAGTAATACCTGAATTAAAGGATCGAGGATATGAATTTGTTAAAGTGAGCGAACTACTGCATCATGACAAAGCGTATGTACCAGTTCAACTGCAATAG
- a CDS encoding nicotinate-nucleotide adenylyltransferase, translating to MKKIGLFGGTFDPPHNGHLLMANEVRFQVGLDEIWFIPNHKPPHKTDRKRADSRHRVKMVDAAIQSNPHFRLELIEMEREGPSYTVDTVELLKKHHPEDEFFFMIGADMVEYLPKWHRIDDLLQMITFIGMKRPGYTRNTTYPLLFADVPAFDVSSTLIRQRIMQEKPVDYLIPKAVERYIKEHHLYES from the coding sequence ATGAAAAAAATAGGGTTGTTTGGCGGTACGTTTGATCCTCCTCATAATGGGCATTTGCTGATGGCAAATGAAGTGCGTTTTCAAGTAGGGCTTGATGAAATTTGGTTTATCCCAAATCACAAGCCTCCTCATAAAACAGACCGGAAGCGAGCAGATAGTCGTCACCGGGTGAAAATGGTGGATGCGGCGATCCAGTCAAATCCACATTTTCGATTGGAGCTCATTGAAATGGAGCGAGAGGGTCCATCTTATACAGTAGATACGGTGGAGCTTTTAAAGAAGCATCATCCTGAAGATGAGTTCTTTTTTATGATTGGAGCGGACATGGTCGAGTATTTGCCAAAATGGCATCGGATAGATGATTTGCTTCAGATGATTACTTTTATTGGGATGAAAAGACCGGGTTATACCCGAAATACGACATATCCTCTTTTATTTGCAGATGTTCCAGCTTTTGATGTATCATCGACATTGATTAGGCAGCGAATCATGCAGGAAAAACCTGTCGATTATTTGATACCGAAAGCTGTTGAGCGTTATATAAAGGAGCATCACTTATATGAATCGTGA
- a CDS encoding DNA internalization-related competence protein ComEC/Rec2, with the protein MFNYLPFGAISAAVGIALAAYHLHLYFLLFLLIIFLLSLLKKIPKLFLMISLCGAVYTLIFMVHEFFETDQPVQEKFFSGSVVIETIPKIDGNRFSATVSTEDDRLAAFYTIQTEREKETLKDVEPGMSCHMTGDVRPPKHATIPNGFQYDQFLQSKGIRAIFLPQSIKGCTTNDRPSYYLQKMRQKGLKFLEDHVPKNSVGIVQALIFGDRDLIDPDTLRDYQMLGIIHLLAISGLHVQTLLACLFWCLLRAGVTRETARLLLLCFLPVYACLTGAAPSVLRACLMAGIYLVMTSLPKEMKQPSAVVLSATFLFLLAIHPLYLFEIGFQLSFVVTFFILLSTRILSQANSAVMQLFLISFVAQLASLPVLLYHFQQFSLLSIPLNMIFVPFYTTVVLPLSLLFFLLSIIYLPLGQVLFQLLDSVIQLSHQLSAHMAVFDGFNLIFMKSTWWHILLEVSAIVFLLFVMECKMSVKSYAVPIILLIGVLSAHYFTPNFLQKGEVTMLDVGQGDSLFIQLPYRKGHLLVDTGGRLSFDDEPWKKRRKVSTIGEQTLIPFLHSKGIAKLDVLILTHADQDHMGEAVRLIKRNKVKRLAIPKGFARSPEDAKLLKEAAEKGIMIDELERGDQLQVGEHIFEVLHPSQDRVTSKNNDSLVLTFNLGGKRFLFTGDLEHEGERDIIEAYPHLQADVLKVGHHGSKGSTSDEWLRHLEPSHALISAGERNRYQHPHQEVLKKLKDHQTKVYRTDQDGSVTYGFLEKEGTFYTHPPYDILQKQ; encoded by the coding sequence ATGTTTAATTATTTGCCGTTTGGGGCAATTTCAGCAGCTGTTGGAATTGCTCTGGCTGCATATCATCTTCATTTGTACTTCCTTCTCTTTCTTCTCATCATCTTCCTTCTCAGCCTACTGAAAAAAATCCCCAAACTCTTTCTCATGATCAGCCTATGTGGAGCCGTCTATACTCTTATTTTTATGGTTCATGAGTTTTTTGAAACGGATCAACCTGTTCAAGAAAAATTCTTTTCCGGCTCTGTTGTGATTGAAACGATTCCGAAAATAGATGGCAATCGTTTTTCGGCAACTGTGTCAACAGAAGATGACCGGCTAGCCGCTTTCTATACCATTCAAACAGAGCGTGAAAAAGAGACGTTAAAAGACGTAGAGCCAGGTATGAGCTGTCATATGACAGGTGATGTTCGACCGCCTAAACACGCAACCATTCCTAACGGGTTTCAATACGATCAATTTCTACAATCAAAAGGCATTCGCGCTATTTTCTTACCGCAGTCAATCAAAGGCTGTACAACAAATGATCGTCCTTCCTATTATCTTCAAAAGATGAGGCAAAAGGGCTTAAAATTCTTAGAAGATCATGTGCCGAAAAACTCTGTAGGTATTGTACAGGCTCTTATTTTTGGAGACCGTGATTTGATTGATCCTGACACGCTAAGAGACTATCAAATGCTCGGTATTATTCATCTGTTAGCGATCTCAGGACTGCATGTGCAAACGCTTCTTGCCTGTTTATTTTGGTGTCTGCTTCGTGCCGGTGTGACAAGAGAGACAGCGCGTCTTCTTCTATTATGCTTTCTTCCTGTTTATGCTTGTTTGACAGGTGCTGCACCATCAGTTTTAAGAGCTTGCCTTATGGCAGGAATCTATTTAGTGATGACAAGCCTGCCAAAAGAAATGAAACAGCCTTCTGCTGTCGTATTAAGCGCAACGTTTTTATTCTTATTAGCGATTCATCCTCTATATCTATTCGAGATCGGATTTCAGCTTTCATTCGTGGTTACGTTTTTTATTTTGTTATCGACCAGAATCTTATCGCAAGCGAATAGCGCCGTGATGCAGTTGTTCCTTATCTCATTTGTTGCACAGCTTGCCTCGCTTCCTGTTCTTTTATATCATTTTCAGCAATTTTCTTTGCTGAGCATCCCATTGAATATGATATTTGTCCCTTTTTATACAACAGTTGTCCTGCCTCTATCCTTACTCTTTTTTCTTTTGTCTATCATTTATCTTCCGCTTGGACAAGTGTTGTTCCAGTTGCTTGATTCGGTCATCCAGCTAAGTCATCAGTTGTCAGCACATATGGCAGTTTTTGATGGGTTCAACCTGATTTTTATGAAATCGACTTGGTGGCATATTCTGCTTGAAGTGAGCGCCATTGTTTTTTTGCTGTTTGTGATGGAGTGCAAAATGTCCGTGAAATCCTATGCCGTGCCGATTATATTACTCATCGGTGTCTTGAGTGCACACTATTTCACCCCGAATTTTCTCCAAAAAGGGGAGGTCACGATGCTGGATGTCGGACAAGGGGATAGTTTGTTTATTCAGCTCCCTTACCGAAAGGGACATCTACTTGTGGACACAGGTGGCAGACTTTCTTTTGATGATGAACCATGGAAAAAAAGACGTAAAGTGTCTACGATCGGTGAACAAACACTAATCCCGTTTTTGCATTCTAAAGGTATAGCAAAACTTGATGTGCTGATTCTCACGCATGCAGATCAAGACCACATGGGAGAAGCAGTTCGTTTAATCAAGCGAAATAAAGTAAAGCGGCTAGCCATACCAAAAGGTTTTGCCCGAAGTCCAGAAGATGCAAAGCTGCTAAAAGAAGCAGCTGAAAAAGGGATTATGATTGATGAATTAGAAAGAGGAGATCAGCTCCAAGTTGGAGAGCACATATTTGAGGTTCTTCACCCTTCGCAAGACCGGGTGACAAGTAAGAACAATGATTCACTTGTTCTAACTTTTAATCTTGGCGGGAAACGGTTTCTGTTCACTGGAGATCTTGAACATGAAGGGGAACGAGATATTATAGAAGCCTATCCTCACCTGCAAGCAGATGTCTTAAAGGTTGGGCATCATGGGAGCAAAGGGTCAACAAGTGATGAGTGGCTTCGGCATCTGGAGCCGTCGCACGCACTCATTTCGGCTGGTGAACGCAATCGTTATCAGCATCCTCATCAGGAAGTCTTGAAAAAACTAAAGGATCATCAAACGAAGGTGTACCGCACAGATCAAGACGGAAGTGTGACCTATGGATTTCTTGAGAAGGAAGGAACGTTTTACACGCATCCTCCATATGATATCTTACAAAAACAATAA
- the rsfS gene encoding ribosome silencing factor, whose translation MDSSSILNVAAGACDDKRAEDIIALNMQGISLVADYFLICHGNSDKQVQAIAREVKHLAEESGIEVKKMEGFDEARWVLIDLGDVIAHVFHKEERGYYNLEKLWGDAPRETLSLGINS comes from the coding sequence ATGGATTCATCATCAATTTTAAACGTCGCGGCAGGAGCATGCGATGATAAACGGGCTGAGGATATTATTGCCCTTAATATGCAAGGAATCTCACTTGTTGCCGATTATTTTCTCATTTGTCACGGGAACTCTGATAAACAAGTGCAGGCCATTGCAAGAGAAGTAAAACATCTTGCAGAGGAAAGTGGAATCGAAGTGAAGAAGATGGAGGGCTTTGATGAAGCAAGATGGGTATTGATTGATCTTGGTGATGTCATTGCTCATGTGTTCCACAAAGAAGAAAGAGGATACTACAACCTAGAGAAGTTATGGGGAGATGCGCCGAGAGAAACGCTTTCACTTGGCATTAACTCATGA
- a CDS encoding helix-hairpin-helix domain-containing protein: MKRLIPLKKYSLYIGAGLMGTIIITFFLLAGNKESSREPSVLKGDQDIQVTLEDKQEKTDNESSSIFVEVKGAVKKPGVYTFQSDARVEEAIRRAGGFTSKADTIEINQAAKLEDSMMIYVRKQGEAEREAQTAGADAPSGNEKSQGVNVNQADAAELQTINGIGPAKAEAIITYREEHGEFQQIEDLRNISGFGEKTIERLKNELTVK, from the coding sequence GTGAAGCGACTCATTCCATTGAAAAAATACAGTCTTTATATCGGAGCTGGGCTCATGGGCACGATCATCATCACTTTCTTCCTTTTGGCAGGAAATAAGGAGAGCTCTAGAGAGCCAAGTGTATTGAAGGGCGATCAAGACATACAAGTCACATTAGAAGACAAACAAGAAAAGACCGATAATGAATCATCCTCCATTTTTGTGGAGGTCAAAGGGGCTGTAAAAAAGCCAGGTGTTTATACGTTTCAATCTGATGCACGGGTAGAAGAAGCCATTCGAAGAGCAGGAGGTTTTACTAGTAAAGCAGACACGATTGAAATTAATCAAGCAGCAAAATTAGAAGACAGTATGATGATTTATGTCCGGAAGCAGGGAGAAGCAGAGAGAGAGGCACAAACAGCAGGTGCAGACGCTCCATCGGGTAATGAAAAGAGTCAAGGTGTCAATGTGAATCAGGCTGATGCAGCGGAATTGCAAACCATTAATGGAATAGGGCCAGCTAAAGCAGAAGCTATCATTACGTACAGAGAGGAGCACGGAGAATTTCAACAAATTGAAGATTTGCGGAACATTTCAGGTTTTGGGGAGAAGACCATCGAACGGCTGAAAAATGAATTGACCGTTAAGTAG
- a CDS encoding YqeG family HAD IIIA-type phosphatase yields the protein MLKKYFLPDEFVKSIFHISPQKLKERNVKGIITDLDNTLVEWDRPSATPRLIEWFQEMKDHGIQVTIVSNNNEKRVKLFSEPVHIPFIYKAKKPMGRAFNKAVADMQLKKEDVVVIGDQLMTDVLGGNRHGFHTILVVPVAASDGFITKFNRQIERRILGALKRKGHIQWEEE from the coding sequence GTGCTAAAGAAGTATTTCTTACCGGATGAATTTGTGAAAAGCATTTTCCACATTTCACCGCAAAAACTAAAAGAACGAAATGTAAAAGGAATTATTACCGATTTAGATAACACACTAGTAGAATGGGATCGTCCAAGTGCGACGCCCCGCTTAATTGAATGGTTTCAAGAAATGAAGGATCACGGGATACAAGTGACGATTGTATCGAACAATAATGAAAAAAGGGTCAAGCTTTTTTCTGAACCAGTTCATATTCCGTTTATTTATAAAGCGAAAAAGCCGATGGGAAGAGCTTTTAATAAGGCCGTCGCTGATATGCAATTGAAAAAAGAAGATGTGGTTGTCATTGGGGATCAGCTCATGACCGATGTTCTAGGCGGGAATCGTCACGGCTTCCATACGATTTTGGTCGTCCCTGTTGCTGCCTCAGACGGATTTATCACTAAGTTTAACAGGCAGATTGAACGCAGAATTTTAGGAGCCTTAAAGCGTAAGGGCCACATTCAGTGGGAGGAAGAGTAA
- the yqeH gene encoding ribosome biogenesis GTPase YqeH translates to MEKVVCIGCGVAIQTEDKDQLGYAPAASLLKEDVICQRCFRLKNYNEIQDVSLTEDDFLNILHSIGETDSLIVKVVDIFDFNGSWINGLSRIVGGNPILLVGNKVDILPKSVKKDRLIHWMKREAKENGLNPIDVFLISASRGQGVPEVMEAIDHYREGRNVYVVGCTNVGKSTFINRIIKEVSGKENVITTSQYPGTTLDAIEIPLDDGSALFDTPGIINRHQMAHYVSKNDLKILTPKKELKPRTFQLNEAQTLYFGGLARFDYVKGGRTSFVCYMPNELNIHRTKLENADDLYEKHAGELLSPPSKEGMEDFPPLVPHTFTIDQPKMDIVFSGLGWITANDAGKQIKVYAPKGVHVFMRRSLI, encoded by the coding sequence ATGGAAAAGGTTGTTTGTATTGGCTGCGGTGTAGCCATTCAGACGGAAGATAAAGATCAATTAGGATATGCGCCGGCAGCATCTCTATTGAAAGAAGATGTGATCTGTCAGCGCTGTTTTAGGTTAAAGAACTACAATGAAATACAAGATGTTTCTTTAACAGAAGACGACTTTTTAAATATATTGCACAGTATCGGAGAGACAGATTCTCTGATTGTCAAGGTCGTTGATATTTTTGACTTTAACGGAAGCTGGATTAATGGGCTGAGTCGTATTGTCGGTGGTAACCCGATTTTACTCGTCGGCAACAAAGTAGATATTTTACCGAAATCCGTGAAAAAAGATCGTTTAATTCATTGGATGAAACGGGAAGCGAAAGAAAACGGATTGAACCCGATCGATGTTTTCTTAATCAGTGCAAGCAGAGGTCAGGGCGTACCTGAGGTGATGGAAGCGATCGATCATTACCGCGAAGGAAGAAATGTCTATGTCGTCGGCTGTACGAATGTTGGGAAATCCACATTTATCAATCGAATCATCAAAGAAGTATCTGGTAAAGAGAACGTGATCACCACATCCCAATATCCAGGTACAACACTTGATGCCATTGAGATCCCGCTTGATGACGGATCTGCTCTATTTGATACGCCGGGCATTATCAACCGTCATCAAATGGCGCACTATGTCAGTAAAAATGACTTGAAGATCTTAACGCCGAAAAAAGAATTGAAACCGAGAACGTTCCAATTAAATGAAGCTCAAACGCTTTATTTTGGCGGGCTTGCTCGATTTGATTATGTAAAAGGCGGCAGAACGTCATTTGTCTGCTATATGCCAAATGAGCTGAACATACACAGAACAAAGTTAGAGAACGCAGATGATTTATATGAAAAACATGCCGGTGAACTGCTATCACCGCCATCAAAAGAGGGGATGGAAGATTTTCCTCCACTCGTTCCACATACCTTTACCATTGATCAGCCGAAAATGGATATCGTCTTCTCAGGCTTAGGGTGGATCACGGCAAATGATGCAGGTAAGCAAATCAAAGTCTATGCGCCAAAAGGCGTGCATGTGTTTATGAGACGTTCGTTAATTTAA
- a CDS encoding SGNH/GDSL hydrolase family protein, protein MKKYVVLFILLCVAAGCSKPEQESVIAFGDSNTKGSNWDFRDYPTSEKWVNLMKNVERGQIQVKNAGIGGQTTEDAKLRFEQDILKQKPTYVLIMFGTNDAAILDGKHPRVTKKRFKENVTYFISESRKAGITPILMTCVPVVEGGKKGLYYYSRYKSSYFAERGGARAWQNSYNDITREIAKDHQVPLVDNWKAFIREAGEDSDNALIQSGLIDPSGNHMTPKGARIIYNEIKERDVIKHF, encoded by the coding sequence GTGAAGAAATATGTTGTCCTTTTCATCCTACTTTGTGTCGCTGCTGGGTGCTCAAAGCCAGAACAAGAAAGTGTCATTGCATTTGGCGACAGCAATACAAAGGGATCAAACTGGGACTTTCGAGATTATCCAACATCTGAAAAATGGGTGAATCTCATGAAAAACGTCGAGCGCGGTCAAATTCAAGTGAAGAACGCAGGAATTGGCGGGCAGACGACTGAAGATGCGAAGCTGCGCTTTGAGCAGGATATTTTAAAGCAGAAACCAACTTACGTCCTCATCATGTTTGGGACGAATGATGCGGCGATTTTAGACGGGAAACATCCCCGAGTGACGAAAAAAAGGTTTAAAGAAAACGTAACCTACTTCATTTCTGAGAGTAGAAAAGCAGGCATTACCCCGATTCTCATGACCTGTGTACCTGTTGTAGAAGGCGGAAAAAAGGGCTTGTATTATTACTCTAGGTATAAGTCATCTTATTTTGCTGAGAGAGGCGGGGCAAGAGCTTGGCAAAATTCCTATAATGATATCACGAGAGAAATAGCCAAGGATCATCAAGTACCGCTTGTCGACAACTGGAAAGCGTTCATCCGAGAAGCAGGCGAAGATAGTGACAATGCGTTGATTCAATCAGGTTTGATCGACCCTTCTGGCAATCATATGACGCCAAAAGGGGCAAGAATCATTTATAACGAAATCAAAGAGCGTGATGTCATCAAACATTTTTAA
- the yhbY gene encoding ribosome assembly RNA-binding protein YhbY, with amino-acid sequence MLKGKQKRFLRAKAHHLSPIFQVGKGGVNDNMIKQISEALEVRELLKVSILQNCDEDKTEVAKALVKGAKAELVQTIGNVIVLYKESKENKQIKLP; translated from the coding sequence ATGTTAAAAGGGAAACAAAAACGTTTTTTACGTGCAAAAGCACATCATTTATCACCTATTTTTCAAGTAGGAAAAGGCGGGGTAAATGACAATATGATCAAGCAAATTTCCGAGGCGCTTGAAGTAAGAGAATTGTTAAAGGTCAGCATATTACAAAACTGCGACGAGGACAAAACGGAAGTTGCGAAAGCACTTGTCAAAGGTGCAAAAGCTGAACTTGTTCAAACGATCGGAAATGTGATTGTCCTTTATAAAGAATCAAAGGAAAATAAACAAATTAAGCTGCCGTAA
- the comER gene encoding late competence protein ComER, which translates to MNIGIIGTGNMGTILTEAFIESKAVNPSSITITNRTIEKAFNIKKNHPELEVTKQLTGAVMDKDFIFVCVKPLDIYPLLKELSPLLKEHQTIVIITSPVHPEQLQDIVPCQTARLIPSITNRALSGASLLTFGSSCNVATKTALRQLASCISTPIEIHHSITRAASDIVSCGPAFISFLVQKMIEAAVEETDISKEEATTLSEDMLVGLGRLIEKRVYTLPTLQDKVCVKGGVTGEGIKALEAGVQDMFHRLFQNTHEKFDEDLEAVAHQYPPSVFTDDRRN; encoded by the coding sequence TTGAATATCGGGATAATCGGTACAGGAAACATGGGTACCATACTTACTGAGGCATTTATTGAATCAAAGGCAGTCAATCCCTCATCCATCACCATTACAAACCGGACCATAGAAAAAGCGTTCAATATAAAAAAGAACCACCCAGAGCTTGAAGTAACAAAACAGCTTACAGGAGCTGTCATGGATAAAGATTTCATCTTTGTTTGTGTCAAGCCGCTTGATATTTATCCTCTTTTAAAAGAGCTGAGCCCTCTTTTAAAAGAGCACCAAACCATTGTCATCATTACAAGTCCGGTTCATCCTGAACAGCTTCAGGATATCGTTCCTTGTCAAACAGCCAGGCTGATTCCAAGCATTACGAACCGTGCTTTATCAGGTGCGTCACTTTTAACATTTGGATCGTCATGTAATGTCGCGACGAAAACAGCGTTAAGACAATTAGCTTCCTGCATTTCAACACCTATCGAAATTCATCATTCGATTACAAGAGCGGCGTCAGATATCGTCAGCTGCGGTCCTGCCTTTATCAGCTTCCTCGTTCAGAAAATGATTGAAGCAGCCGTTGAAGAAACAGATATTTCTAAAGAAGAAGCCACCACCTTATCAGAAGATATGCTTGTAGGGCTTGGCCGTTTGATTGAAAAAAGAGTCTATACCCTTCCGACACTACAAGACAAAGTGTGTGTAAAAGGCGGCGTTACGGGTGAAGGGATTAAAGCACTTGAAGCAGGTGTTCAAGATATGTTCCACCGCCTTTTTCAAAACACCCATGAAAAATTCGATGAAGATCTTGAAGCGGTTGCGCATCAATATCCGCCAAGTGTGTTTACTGATGATCGCAGAAATTAA
- a CDS encoding ComE operon protein 2: MERISWNQYFMAQSHLLALRSTCERLAVGATIVRDKRIIAGGYNGSIAGDVHCADVGCYVIDHHCVRTIHAEMNAILQCAKFGAPTADAEIYVTHFPCLQCCKAIIQAGIRTVYYAKDYKNHPYAIDLFEQAGVQTEQVELDEMIIDLKNQEKLAFVADLIGKLSESGLSESEIRNMHEKANQLFTSYV, translated from the coding sequence GTGGAAAGAATTTCATGGAATCAATATTTTATGGCGCAAAGCCATTTGCTTGCTCTGCGAAGCACCTGTGAGCGGTTAGCTGTTGGGGCGACCATCGTCAGAGACAAGCGTATCATTGCAGGGGGATATAATGGCTCAATTGCTGGTGATGTCCATTGTGCAGATGTGGGATGCTATGTCATTGATCATCACTGCGTTCGCACCATCCATGCGGAAATGAACGCTATTTTACAATGTGCCAAATTTGGTGCACCTACAGCCGATGCTGAAATATATGTCACACATTTTCCTTGTTTGCAGTGCTGTAAAGCCATTATTCAAGCAGGTATTCGAACCGTTTACTATGCAAAGGATTATAAAAATCACCCATATGCCATTGATTTATTTGAGCAGGCAGGTGTTCAAACGGAACAAGTTGAACTCGATGAAATGATCATCGACTTAAAAAATCAAGAAAAATTAGCCTTTGTTGCAGATCTAATTGGCAAACTAAGTGAATCAGGACTTAGTGAATCAGAAATTCGCAATATGCATGAGAAGGCGAATCAATTATTTACTTCCTATGTTTAA
- a CDS encoding class I SAM-dependent DNA methyltransferase, producing MIYQGFAGVYDELMTHAPYDEWVQWIQQNIKPNAAIIDVGCGTGEISLRLAEKGHAVTGIDLSEEMLAFAQQKAQAKKQSIQFLHQDMRELTGFEQVFQAAVICCDSLNYLKNENDVKKTFKNMFQLLEADGVLLFDVHTPYKMEEVFPGSTYADQDEEISYIWQSDKGDDMYSVIHDLSFFVKDGDVYQRYDETHEQRTFPFETYAAFLESAGFEQIEVTADFTNEAPREFAERYFISAKKPKTIV from the coding sequence ATGATTTATCAAGGGTTTGCAGGTGTGTATGACGAGCTCATGACACATGCACCTTATGATGAATGGGTTCAGTGGATCCAGCAGAATATCAAACCGAATGCTGCCATTATTGATGTTGGCTGTGGAACTGGAGAGATTTCTCTTCGGTTAGCTGAAAAGGGTCACGCAGTCACAGGAATTGACCTCAGTGAAGAAATGCTGGCTTTCGCGCAGCAAAAAGCACAGGCGAAAAAGCAGTCCATTCAATTTTTACATCAAGATATGAGAGAGCTGACGGGTTTTGAGCAAGTCTTTCAAGCGGCGGTTATATGCTGTGATTCCTTGAATTACTTAAAAAACGAAAATGACGTCAAAAAAACCTTTAAAAACATGTTTCAGCTTTTAGAGGCAGATGGGGTTTTACTCTTTGATGTTCATACTCCTTATAAAATGGAAGAGGTATTCCCAGGTTCGACTTATGCCGATCAAGATGAAGAGATCAGCTATATTTGGCAGAGTGATAAAGGGGATGACATGTATTCGGTCATTCACGATTTAAGCTTTTTTGTAAAGGACGGAGACGTGTATCAGCGTTATGATGAGACACATGAACAGCGTACATTTCCATTTGAGACCTATGCGGCGTTCCTTGAGTCCGCTGGCTTTGAACAAATAGAAGTGACCGCTGATTTTACAAATGAAGCGCCCAGGGAATTCGCCGAAAGATATTTCATTTCAGCTAAGAAGCCAAAAACCATCGTTTAA
- a CDS encoding sporulation histidine kinase inhibitor Sda, with amino-acid sequence MKKLSDDLLIESYYKANEMNLNRDFIELIETEMKRRSLGHMLSVSS; translated from the coding sequence ATGAAAAAGCTGTCAGATGATTTACTTATAGAATCGTATTATAAAGCAAATGAAATGAACTTAAATCGCGACTTCATTGAATTAATTGAGACAGAAATGAAAAGACGTTCGCTCGGGCATATGCTCTCTGTTTCCTCTTAA
- the yqeK gene encoding bis(5'-nucleosyl)-tetraphosphatase (symmetrical) YqeK: protein MNREEALSCVKEQLTEHRYTHTLGVMETAISLAERFGADVKKAEIAAIFHDYAKFRPKDEMKGIIQQEQMNPLLLEYSPELWHAPVGAYLVKKEAAINDQDILTAIEFHTSGRPNMTLLEKVIYVADYIEPGRHFPGVEEVRELAEQDLDSALIQSLKNTISFLLKKNQPVYPDTLATYNSLVHKNN from the coding sequence ATGAATCGTGAAGAAGCATTAAGCTGTGTCAAAGAGCAGTTAACAGAGCATAGATATACACATACACTCGGGGTTATGGAGACAGCTATTTCTTTAGCGGAACGGTTCGGTGCAGATGTGAAAAAAGCAGAGATCGCCGCTATTTTTCATGATTATGCGAAATTTAGACCAAAGGATGAAATGAAGGGGATTATCCAGCAGGAACAGATGAACCCTCTATTGCTGGAATATTCGCCCGAGCTTTGGCATGCCCCGGTTGGTGCCTATTTGGTTAAAAAGGAAGCAGCTATTAACGACCAAGATATTTTAACGGCCATTGAATTTCATACATCAGGCAGACCAAACATGACATTACTTGAAAAGGTCATTTATGTCGCTGATTATATCGAACCAGGACGTCATTTCCCTGGTGTTGAAGAAGTAAGAGAGTTAGCAGAGCAAGATTTAGATAGCGCACTGATTCAGTCACTAAAAAACACGATCAGCTTTTTATTGAAAAAGAACCAGCCAGTCTATCCAGATACGCTTGCGACTTACAACTCACTTGTGCATAAGAACAATTAA